A single region of the Verrucomicrobiia bacterium genome encodes:
- a CDS encoding YdeI/OmpD-associated family protein — protein sequence MKNTPETLAGLPIKLFETPKDWESWLNENHPEPTGLWLKIAKKASGKRSVSYLEALDVALCFGWIDGQKQSYDAEYFLQKFTPRRAKSTWSKVNVENIARLTAAGLMQAPGLAAVEAAKADGRWDQAYDSSRTMEMPEEFRLALDAHPKAKAFFSTLNKANTYAILWRVQTAKKPETRQARIEKLIAMLEAGEKLH from the coding sequence ATGAAGAACACACCAGAAACTCTGGCCGGCTTACCAATAAAACTCTTTGAAACCCCCAAAGACTGGGAATCTTGGCTAAACGAAAACCACCCAGAGCCAACTGGGCTTTGGCTGAAGATCGCCAAGAAAGCTTCTGGGAAACGCTCTGTTTCCTACTTAGAGGCGCTGGATGTGGCCCTCTGCTTTGGTTGGATTGACGGGCAGAAACAGTCGTATGATGCCGAGTATTTTCTGCAGAAGTTCACGCCGCGGCGGGCAAAGAGTACTTGGTCAAAGGTTAACGTGGAGAACATCGCCCGCCTTACTGCGGCTGGCCTCATGCAGGCGCCAGGCCTTGCAGCGGTGGAGGCGGCCAAGGCTGATGGGCGTTGGGACCAGGCCTACGATTCGTCTCGCACAATGGAGATGCCTGAGGAGTTCCGCCTTGCCCTTGATGCGCACCCAAAAGCCAAAGCATTCTTTTCTACCCTCAACAAAGCCAACACTTACGCCATACTCTGGCGTGTCCAGACTGCCAAGAAGCCAGAGACACGGCAGGCCCGCATTGAAAAGTTGATAGCGATGCTAGAGGCGGGGGAGAAGCTGCACTAG
- a CDS encoding helix-turn-helix domain-containing protein yields the protein MNTQLLAQLGFSDKEILVYLAILKHGKLSPANVARITKMKRTTAYSIAEELIKKGVVNVDLSSKTKNLLALPPEELENVIEKEERLLEQKRKLIPEIVQELKEYTQATRYVLPKVTFIGEEELEQYLHRQTPIWNASLKKTDPIWWGFQDDSFVEHYGSWIEWYWKEGTEPGISLQLLSNDSATEKEMAKKNFVNRTIKFWGETSNFTGTTWVTGNHLIMIQTAVHPHFLVEVVDSTLAHNQREVFKGIWKGLPK from the coding sequence ATGAATACCCAGCTTCTGGCCCAACTTGGCTTCAGCGATAAGGAGATCTTGGTCTACCTGGCCATCCTTAAACATGGCAAACTCTCCCCTGCCAATGTGGCCCGCATCACTAAAATGAAGCGGACTACTGCTTACAGCATTGCCGAGGAACTCATTAAAAAGGGCGTAGTAAACGTTGATCTCTCAAGTAAAACCAAAAACCTCCTGGCCCTCCCCCCTGAGGAGCTAGAGAATGTGATCGAAAAAGAAGAGCGGCTACTTGAGCAAAAACGAAAGCTTATCCCGGAAATTGTCCAAGAGCTTAAGGAGTACACCCAGGCAACTCGTTACGTACTGCCAAAGGTAACCTTTATTGGCGAAGAAGAGCTTGAACAGTACCTCCATCGCCAAACCCCCATCTGGAATGCCAGCCTTAAAAAGACTGACCCAATCTGGTGGGGCTTTCAGGATGACTCATTTGTCGAGCACTATGGCAGCTGGATTGAATGGTACTGGAAGGAAGGTACGGAACCTGGCATTTCCCTCCAACTCCTGAGCAACGACTCAGCCACAGAAAAGGAGATGGCCAAAAAGAACTTTGTGAACCGCACCATTAAGTTTTGGGGCGAAACCAGTAACTTTACTGGCACCACCTGGGTTACTGGCAATCACTTGATAATGATTCAAACGGCGGTCCACCCGCATTTCTTAGTTGAAGTTGTGGATTCCACCCTGGCACACAACCAACGGGAAGTGTTTAAGGGTATTTGGAAGGGGCTGCCCAAATAG
- a CDS encoding cation:proton antiporter, translating into MDESGHLILQLFLAFAGAALLGKLARKLGIPALLGEVLAGVFLGTSFLHWLEPGPFLETLSILGAVILLFTSGLEVSGKQLRKVGKAAVATAVLGVILPFLLILSASLLLKVSTPVALFFAAAGVATSVGVTAQLLRDRKLNGSPIAAVILGAAVLDDILGISVIAIIASYSETGVFRAAQLGLIAAQVVGFGILAVLLLPRLLAAHAARANLNARGTFTLALAVMLGLSALSTYFGMAAIIGAFFAGVIFAESRGQEQILRMTQPLYQFLTPFFFVMIGVQLNLSTFNNPRTWVLALAVTLLAIIGKVLGGYLANYKQGARYALGVGFAMVPRGEVGLVIAGLGLTLGVIGDEGAAIITFMAFITTLITPLILPRILRGAQ; encoded by the coding sequence ATGGACGAATCAGGCCACCTCATTCTACAACTCTTCCTCGCTTTCGCCGGGGCTGCGCTCTTAGGAAAACTAGCCAGGAAGCTAGGCATTCCCGCGTTACTAGGAGAAGTGCTCGCCGGTGTTTTCTTAGGCACTTCATTCCTTCACTGGCTGGAACCTGGGCCCTTTCTTGAAACCCTCTCCATCCTAGGGGCGGTCATCCTCCTGTTTACCAGCGGGCTTGAAGTAAGTGGAAAGCAACTCCGAAAGGTGGGCAAGGCAGCGGTGGCTACGGCAGTACTGGGGGTCATCCTACCCTTCTTACTCATCTTATCTGCCTCACTCCTCCTAAAGGTTTCCACACCTGTCGCCCTGTTCTTTGCGGCGGCAGGTGTTGCCACAAGTGTAGGGGTGACGGCGCAACTCCTACGGGATCGAAAGTTGAATGGCAGCCCGATCGCCGCAGTTATCCTAGGGGCTGCGGTACTGGATGACATACTCGGTATCTCAGTCATTGCCATCATTGCCTCATATAGTGAGACCGGCGTGTTCCGCGCTGCGCAACTTGGCCTTATCGCAGCCCAAGTGGTTGGCTTTGGCATCCTTGCGGTACTGCTCCTACCCCGCCTACTGGCGGCGCATGCTGCGCGAGCCAACCTGAACGCACGGGGAACCTTTACTCTCGCCCTTGCCGTTATGCTTGGCCTCTCTGCCCTTTCAACTTATTTTGGCATGGCCGCCATCATTGGGGCCTTCTTTGCAGGAGTTATCTTTGCAGAGAGCCGTGGGCAAGAACAAATCTTGCGCATGACACAGCCCCTCTACCAATTCCTTACCCCGTTTTTCTTTGTGATGATTGGTGTACAGCTAAACCTTTCCACGTTTAACAATCCCCGGACATGGGTACTCGCCCTGGCTGTCACACTACTGGCCATTATTGGAAAAGTACTCGGAGGGTACCTGGCAAACTATAAACAAGGTGCCCGCTATGCCCTGGGCGTTGGTTTTGCAATGGTTCCACGCGGAGAAGTAGGCCTGGTGATTGCAGGCCTCGGGTTAACCCTTGGTGTGATTGGGGATGAGGGAGCTGCCATAATCACCTTTATGGCGTTCATAACCACCCTCATAACCCCACTGATACTACCGAGGATCTTAAGGGGCGCTCAGTAA
- a CDS encoding winged helix-turn-helix domain-containing protein has product MSSSLPPPELDVVFAALAHTKRRDILQTLTLHPATVGQLAELHSLSLPAIHKHIRALESAGLLQRKKIGRTNFVALNRLGLRLAQQWLGKFQAFWGSDSETLENYLSHLS; this is encoded by the coding sequence ATGTCTTCATCCCTTCCCCCTCCAGAACTCGATGTGGTATTTGCTGCCCTTGCCCATACCAAGCGTCGTGACATTCTGCAGACCCTTACCCTGCACCCAGCAACTGTTGGTCAGTTAGCGGAGCTGCATTCCCTCTCGTTGCCCGCAATTCACAAGCACATCCGTGCATTGGAAAGTGCCGGGCTCCTTCAGAGGAAAAAGATTGGGCGCACCAACTTTGTAGCGCTCAACCGGCTTGGCCTTCGCCTCGCGCAGCAATGGCTGGGAAAATTCCAGGCATTTTGGGGTAGCGATTCGGAGACACTGGAGAACTACCTTTCTCACCTTAGCTAA